A single genomic interval of Ignavibacteriota bacterium harbors:
- a CDS encoding arsenite methyltransferase, whose translation MDTLKSEQIKQAVRERYSAIATGKFSSCCGENAQPVTQTKPSCCSTKEADDSVVNYTKAIGYSAEEIRNVPGESNMALGCGNPTAIANLKPGEVVLDLGSGGGFDCFLSAQQVGETGKVIGVDMTPEMLSKARQNAVKGNFTNVEFRLGEIEHLPVADSSVDVIISNCVINLSTEKPQVFREAFRVLKPGGRLAISDVVLSAKLPDEILNDMSLYCECTSGAITIEEYQTELQKAGFTEISIKPKEDSREFIREWRKGMKLDEFIVSAVIEARKLS comes from the coding sequence ATGGATACGCTCAAATCAGAACAAATCAAACAAGCGGTGCGCGAACGATACAGTGCGATTGCGACCGGAAAATTCTCTTCCTGCTGTGGCGAAAACGCACAGCCGGTAACTCAAACCAAACCTTCATGCTGTTCGACCAAAGAGGCAGATGACTCAGTAGTCAATTACACAAAGGCAATCGGGTATAGCGCAGAAGAAATACGGAACGTGCCTGGCGAATCGAACATGGCGCTTGGGTGCGGCAACCCGACTGCGATTGCAAATCTCAAACCGGGCGAAGTCGTATTGGACTTAGGAAGCGGCGGCGGATTCGATTGCTTCCTCTCTGCTCAACAAGTCGGTGAAACAGGAAAAGTCATTGGCGTTGATATGACGCCGGAGATGCTCAGCAAAGCGCGGCAAAATGCAGTGAAAGGAAATTTCACCAACGTCGAGTTTCGTCTCGGAGAAATCGAACATCTCCCTGTTGCCGATTCATCGGTTGATGTTATTATTTCCAACTGCGTCATCAATCTCTCGACGGAAAAGCCGCAAGTATTTCGTGAAGCATTTCGTGTGCTGAAACCGGGCGGGCGATTAGCAATTTCCGATGTCGTTCTCTCCGCCAAACTTCCCGATGAAATCCTGAACGATATGTCTCTTTACTGTGAATGTACCTCCGGCGCAATCACAATCGAAGAATATCAAACCGAATTACAAAAAGCCGGCTTCACAGAAATTTCCATCAAGCCAAAAGAAGACAGCCGCGAGTTCATCCGCGAGTGGAGAAAAGGAATGAAGTTGGATGAGTTTATTGTGTCGGCGGTGATTGAGGCGAGGAAACTTAGTTGA
- the sigZ gene encoding RNA polymerase sigma factor SigZ, with protein sequence MATKAENLEHLYKQFSKRLLNFIVQRVNSRDEAEDILHDVFLKVHANIESLNDSMKIESWLYQITRNAIIDYYRTRKPKETLPENIVEEEETESAMERLTPSINHFIEQLPEPYREAITLTELQGMKQKDLATKLGISHSGAKSRVQRARKMLKDLFFECCHFEFDRYGTVIDYHPISCCCCGLACENNC encoded by the coding sequence ATGGCAACCAAAGCAGAAAACCTCGAACACCTGTATAAACAATTTTCAAAACGACTTTTGAACTTCATCGTCCAACGAGTTAATTCACGCGACGAGGCAGAAGATATTCTCCACGATGTTTTTCTCAAAGTCCATGCGAACATCGAATCGCTGAACGATTCAATGAAGATTGAAAGTTGGTTGTATCAAATCACCCGCAACGCAATCATAGATTATTACCGGACGCGAAAACCGAAAGAGACGCTTCCTGAAAACATCGTCGAAGAAGAAGAGACTGAAAGCGCCATGGAGCGACTCACACCCAGCATCAATCATTTCATCGAACAACTTCCCGAACCATACCGCGAAGCAATTACACTTACTGAACTGCAAGGGATGAAACAGAAAGATTTAGCAACAAAACTCGGCATTTCACATTCCGGCGCGAAGTCGAGAGTCCAGCGAGCGCGCAAAATGTTGAAGGATTTATTCTTCGAGTGTTGTCACTTCGAGTTCGACCGCTACGGAACGGTGATTGACTACCATCCGATTTCATGTTGCTGTTGTGGACTAGCGTGTGAGAATAATTGCTGA